The following nucleotide sequence is from Streptomyces bathyalis.
CATTTCGGAAGTGCGAATCAGCAGATCGCCTCAGGGTTCGGATGCACTCTTCGAGGTGTCCTGCTCGCAGAGCGTCCGGAATGCGAGCGTGAGTGCGTCCGCGTAGCGCTCGCCCGGGATCACGCTCAGCTCCTGGCGCGCACGGTCATTACGAAGAGTCACGTTGAGGAACGGTGAGCGGGCACGGAGCGGCACCCGGTCACAATTGGTGACTCTCGCCTTGAGGAGCAGGGTCCGCGGGCGGCCGGGTGAGACGGAAACCGGTTGCCCTTCGTCGAGGTTCAGATGGACGGCCTCGTATCCCTGGTCGACGTCGAGGACGGTCAGCGGCGCGGTGGCCGCCGCGTGCATCTCGACGGAGAAGGTGCGGCGGGCCCGGTCGGAGACGGCCAGGCGGTCGAAGGTGATGCGCGCGGTCTGCGCGGGGTAGGGCATGCGCCGGGACGTGGCCGAGGGCAGCGCATCGTCGGGCTCCGGGCGGGGCTCCGCCTGTCTCTGCTGCGGCTGCGGCTGCGCCGCGGGCGGCTGGGTGGCGATCGCGTAGCCACCGCCTGCGAGCAGGAGGAGTCCGAGAGCTCCGGCCGCGGTGCGCCGGGTCCGCGGTGAGAGGTCGTACCAGCGTTCGGCGATGCCGGTGCTCTCGCGCCCCGAGTACAGCACGTCCCCCTGCGGGGGCTGTGGACGCGGAGGCCCCTGCCGGGGCTGTGGCCGCGGAGGGGGGACACCGCGGCTGCGAGCAGGGGCAGGGGGTCTTCGAGGGGTGTCCGCTGCCCCTCCCCGTCTGCGTCCGGTGCCGGCCATGTGCGGGAAGCTAGCGGCCTTCCGGCGGAGTGACCAGAGTGGCTGCATCCGGTGCGGCGTCGCGCAGCAGGCATGTGAGCCGGGCGGTGCACACGCGCTTGCCGTCGTCGTCGGTGATGACGGTCTCGTACGTCGCGGTGGAGCGTCCCTGGTGGACGGGTGTGGCAGTGCCCGTGATCAGTCCGGAGCGGACGCCGCGGTGGTGCGTGCAGTTGAGGTCGACGCCGACGGCGATTCTGCCCGGGCCGCAGTGCAGCATCGCACCGACGGAGCCGAGGGTCTCGGCCAGTACGGCGGAGGCACCGCCGTGGAGCAGGCCGTAGGGCTGGGTGTTGCCCTCGACGGGGAGCGTGCCGGTGACCTTTTCGGGTGAGGCGTGGAGGATCCGCAGGTCCATGCGCTCACCGAGGTGCCCCGCGGAGAAGAGCGCGGGCAGGTCCATGCCGGATCCCGCCCACCGGTCGAGGATCTCCTGCGGGAACGTGGTCCTGGTGTGCTCGCCCATGGGCAGCGGCTCCGATCACCTTGTGGGGCCGGCCTGCCGGTGTGCCCGTCCGGGCGGTCGTCCCGGCAGGCCTGCGCGGTCAGTTGTCAGGCACCGTCCTATCAGGTCGCTGAGCGTGCGCTCAGGCCCGAGTGACGCGGATCACCGGTGACTTGCCCCCCGGGCGCCGCCCGTGTCGGCGGCGGCGTCCGGTGTCAGCAGGACGTTCGTCCCGGGGTGCGCCCGGACCCATCCCGAAGGCCCCTCTTCAGTCCTCTCTCGCAGTCCTCGCACGGTGCTCGGGTGCCGGTCCCCGGGACGCGGCGGCCCGGTGAGGGCTGCGCCGTGTGCGTCCGGACGGGGTTGTCGGTGGGGCGTGGGAGGATCGGGGACGTGACTGAGAAGGCATCGAAGAAGACCGCACCGCGCCTGCTCCTGATGGACGGGCACTCGCTCGCATACCGCGCGTTCTACGCACTGCCCGCGGAGAATTTCTCCACCTCCACGGGCCAGACGACGAACGCGATCTACGGCTTCACCTCGATGCTGTCCAACACCCTGCGCGACGAGGAGCCCACGCACTTCGCGGTCGCGTTCGACGTCTCCCGCAAGACGTGGCGCTCGGCCGAGTTCGCGGAGTACAAGGCGAACCGCTCCAAGGCCCCGGACGAGTTCAAGGGCCAGGTCGAGCTGATCGGGGAGCTCCTCGACGCGATGCGGGTGCGCCGCTTCGCCGTGGAGGGCTTCGAGGCCGACGACGTCATCGCGACGCTGACCAAACAGGCGACGGCCGAGGGCTTCAAGGTCTCCATCGTCACCGGCGACCGGGACGCCCTTCAGCTCGTCAGCGACGACGTCACGGTCCTCTACCCGACGAAGGGCGTCTC
It contains:
- a CDS encoding PaaI family thioesterase, yielding MGEHTRTTFPQEILDRWAGSGMDLPALFSAGHLGERMDLRILHASPEKVTGTLPVEGNTQPYGLLHGGASAVLAETLGSVGAMLHCGPGRIAVGVDLNCTHHRGVRSGLITGTATPVHQGRSTATYETVITDDDGKRVCTARLTCLLRDAAPDAATLVTPPEGR